From the Armatimonadota bacterium genome, one window contains:
- a CDS encoding sugar phosphate isomerase/epimerase, with product MNLKGINYWSYPGDPSLDDFFAKAKRDGFESVEPAIADAGELHLDVTQSFCEDAVARASAQGLQIKTMASGTYWGYNLASAEDADREKALTALKKMLRITGWFGADTLLVIPGAVDVFFMPETPVQPYDLVWQRAVEGLQKVLPIAAECKVNIGIENVWNKFLLSPMEMAHFIDQFDSPWIGSYFDVGNIMPYGHPDQWIRILGKRIKAIHVKDFRLSVGTADGFVDLCEGDVPWGKVMAAIKEIGYEGPLTAEMIPHYPSHAEVRCANTANALSAIMGR from the coding sequence ATGAATCTGAAAGGCATCAACTACTGGTCGTACCCCGGGGACCCATCTCTCGACGACTTCTTCGCGAAGGCGAAGCGCGACGGCTTCGAGTCGGTCGAGCCGGCGATAGCCGACGCCGGTGAGCTGCACCTCGACGTGACGCAATCGTTTTGTGAAGATGCGGTCGCCAGGGCTTCAGCGCAGGGACTGCAGATCAAGACGATGGCGAGCGGCACGTACTGGGGCTACAACCTCGCCAGCGCCGAAGATGCCGACCGTGAAAAGGCCCTGACCGCGCTGAAGAAGATGTTGAGGATCACAGGCTGGTTCGGCGCGGACACCTTGCTCGTGATCCCCGGTGCCGTCGATGTGTTCTTCATGCCGGAGACGCCCGTGCAACCGTACGACCTCGTCTGGCAGCGCGCGGTCGAAGGATTGCAAAAGGTCTTGCCCATTGCGGCTGAGTGCAAGGTCAACATCGGCATCGAGAACGTCTGGAACAAGTTCCTGCTATCGCCGATGGAGATGGCGCACTTCATCGACCAGTTCGATTCGCCTTGGATCGGGAGCTACTTCGACGTCGGCAACATCATGCCTTACGGCCACCCCGACCAGTGGATCAGGATTCTCGGCAAGCGGATAAAGGCAATCCACGTTAAGGACTTCAGGCTGTCGGTCGGCACCGCCGACGGCTTCGTCGACCTGTGCGAGGGCGACGTGCCTTGGGGCAAAGTGATGGCGGCGATCAAGGAGATCGGATACGAGGGTCCGCTGACCGCCGAAATGATCCCGCACTACCCGAGCCACGCCGAAGTGCGGTGCGCGAACACCGCCAACGCGCTCAGCGCGATCATGGGCCGGTAG
- a CDS encoding DUF2961 domain-containing protein, whose protein sequence is MLSLLLAATVSQAEVTINSMLYEMVDFGRLTRVADPYYTTSQASSYDRGSVSPDQEGWFANADWGKYIRTEEKDGRTEYVMADLTGPGAVVRIWSANPMGTIRFYFDGETTPRIENTTRNLLTGEQPSMAPPFGYGALRGTNLYFPIPYSKSLKITVDDTESDGLPRMYYHIGYRTFDPGTPVKTFDQNDIDQGRISETRHLLRNPDQLQRPGGSRAWSFEYRAGKGASAEVELTGASAITELILSPFLPDLIPNMRWSHPLQAHNLLRNLWLEIDFDGETCVRAPVSDFFGSPPGFNAYESFAFSVREDGSMICRFWMPFKKTATVRLVNKNPVDALGTIQIRTSAYRWDERSLYFHAQWSTDRGSTRPMRDFNFMDVTGAGHYVGSTYHVANSVPGWWGEGDEKVWVDGESFPSTFGTGTEDYYGYAWSDPTPYSGVPYHTQPVTGTPNNFGHIANNRWHILDPIPFRKSLKFDMEIWHWNEAQVSYSATAYWYATPGSTGPREIDVDELSVEELLPPAPVEGAYEGEKMTVTTMTGGAREHQGGFFQLSGGLQLWWIDASPGDRLVLEFEVDEPGDYKVIGNFCHAPDYGIHEIIVNGKSAGEIDFFGSGVSWKKIDLGTVSVEDKVVIEVIVIGSNPKSAPKRHLMGLDYVLLEKISR, encoded by the coding sequence ATGCTCTCCCTCCTCTTGGCGGCGACGGTCTCCCAAGCAGAAGTCACGATCAATTCGATGCTGTACGAGATGGTCGATTTCGGTCGGCTGACGCGCGTCGCGGACCCGTATTACACGACGTCCCAAGCAAGCAGCTACGATCGTGGCAGCGTCTCGCCAGACCAGGAAGGCTGGTTCGCCAACGCGGATTGGGGCAAGTACATTCGAACCGAGGAGAAGGACGGGCGGACTGAGTACGTGATGGCCGACCTGACCGGCCCCGGCGCAGTCGTGAGGATCTGGTCGGCGAACCCGATGGGCACCATCCGGTTCTACTTCGACGGCGAAACAACACCCCGGATCGAGAACACGACGAGGAACCTGCTGACCGGCGAGCAGCCATCGATGGCCCCACCATTCGGTTACGGCGCGCTGCGTGGAACCAACCTGTACTTCCCGATCCCGTACTCGAAGAGCCTTAAGATAACCGTCGACGACACCGAGAGCGACGGCCTCCCTCGAATGTACTATCACATCGGATACCGCACGTTCGACCCTGGAACCCCTGTCAAGACTTTCGACCAGAACGACATCGACCAAGGGCGGATCAGCGAGACGCGGCATCTGCTGAGGAATCCTGACCAGCTTCAGCGACCGGGCGGGTCAAGAGCCTGGTCGTTCGAGTACCGCGCCGGCAAGGGCGCTTCCGCCGAAGTCGAACTGACCGGCGCATCCGCGATCACCGAGCTGATCCTGTCGCCGTTCCTGCCAGACCTGATTCCGAACATGCGGTGGAGCCACCCGCTGCAAGCCCACAATCTGCTCCGCAACCTGTGGCTGGAGATCGACTTCGACGGCGAGACGTGCGTCCGTGCGCCGGTCAGCGACTTCTTCGGATCGCCACCGGGATTCAACGCGTACGAGTCGTTCGCGTTCAGCGTGCGGGAGGACGGCTCGATGATCTGCCGGTTCTGGATGCCGTTCAAGAAAACCGCGACTGTGCGGCTCGTCAACAAGAACCCTGTGGACGCCTTGGGCACGATCCAGATCAGGACGAGCGCGTACCGCTGGGACGAGCGATCGCTCTACTTCCACGCGCAGTGGAGCACCGACCGCGGCAGCACCAGGCCGATGCGCGACTTCAACTTCATGGACGTGACAGGCGCGGGCCATTACGTCGGCAGCACCTACCACGTAGCCAACTCCGTCCCGGGATGGTGGGGCGAGGGCGACGAAAAGGTCTGGGTCGACGGCGAATCGTTCCCGTCAACGTTCGGCACAGGGACTGAGGATTACTACGGCTACGCCTGGTCCGACCCAACGCCGTACAGCGGTGTGCCGTATCACACACAACCGGTCACCGGCACCCCGAATAACTTCGGGCACATAGCCAACAACCGGTGGCACATCCTCGACCCAATTCCGTTCCGCAAATCGCTGAAGTTCGACATGGAGATCTGGCACTGGAACGAGGCACAGGTGAGCTACTCCGCGACGGCTTACTGGTACGCCACCCCCGGCTCCACAGGGCCGAGGGAGATCGACGTCGACGAGCTGAGCGTCGAAGAGCTTCTCCCGCCAGCGCCGGTCGAGGGCGCGTACGAGGGCGAGAAGATGACCGTCACCACGATGACCGGCGGCGCCCGTGAGCATCAGGGCGGTTTCTTTCAGCTTTCGGGCGGTCTACAGCTGTGGTGGATCGACGCCTCGCCGGGTGATCGCCTCGTACTTGAGTTCGAAGTCGATGAGCCGGGCGATTACAAGGTCATCGGCAACTTCTGCCACGCGCCGGACTACGGGATTCACGAAATCATCGTGAACGGAAAGAGCGCGGGCGAAATTGACTTCTTCGGTTCTGGAGTTTCGTGGAAGAAGATCGATTTGGGCACTGTCAGCGTAGAAGACAAGGTAGTTATCGAGGTAATCGTGATCGGTTCCAACCCGAAGTCAGCGCCAAAGCGTCATCTCATGGGGCTCGATTACGTCCTGCTCGAAAAAATCTCACGCTGA